A window from Calliopsis andreniformis isolate RMS-2024a chromosome 5, iyCalAndr_principal, whole genome shotgun sequence encodes these proteins:
- the LOC143179275 gene encoding sphingomyelin phosphodiesterase, with the protein MTQYLKIPTELQNSDWRTFSAEKGTAICTICQGTVGTFIKLRRRGMSEQDIAKKIINLCTLMNIQTPRVCKGVVELNLPIIMYIVDSRPNLTANTICGVVLESKSCPLTNPEYNWSININKGPNVVVGEHNVTEHNVTEEINILQLTDFHYDPEYEPNGNTNCGEPVCCRKGQNTTNANSLAGFWGDYASCDTPWHSIIDVFSHIKQTHQNIDYIYFTGDIIDHGVWETSKNRNKRSIQEVYNKIRETFKDTQVYPILGNHEPHPLNQFAPKTITDDNLTTNWLYELLADLWISYGWLPESTRSTIHQGGYYTVSPKKGFRIIALNSNVCYSYNWWLLYRPKDPDGQLQWFANTLSKAEENKEFVHILSHIPINSNSCLNTWKQEYLKIIDRFSHLIKAEFNGHTHTDEIGIFYNSNGVAKNIAWNGGSITAYSKLNPNYKIYTVNNSNYAVNDYQNWMYDLGSANQNINKRPKWYKSYSFRNEYGLPNISTTSLNNLLHKVASNETLLNKYYRNFYKLAKPSLQENCNVDCKKQYLCRTIAYAGNKNVLCDNILKG; encoded by the exons ATGACACAGTACCTAAAAATTCCTACAGAACTTCAGAACTCTGATTGGAGAACATTTTCAGCTGAGAAAGGTACTGCAATTTGTACAATATGCCAGGGAACTGTGGGAACTTTTATAAAATTACGGCGTCGTGGAATGTCTGAACAAGACATAGCAAAAAAGATAATTAATCTGTGTACATTAATGAACATCCAAACACCAAGAGTTTGTAAGGGTGTGGTTGAATTAAATTTG CCAATCATTATGTACATAGTAGATTCTAGACCAAACTTGACTGCTAATACAATTTGTGGTGTCGTCTTAGAATCAAAATCCTGTCCACTGACTAATCCAGAATATAATTGGAGCATTAATATTAACAAAGGTCCTAACGTAGTAGTGGGAGAACATAATGTAACAGAACATAATGTAACagaagaaataaatattttacaacTAACAGATTTTCATTATGATCCTGAGTATGAACCAAATGGTAATACAAATTGTGGAGAACCTGTTTGTTGCAGAAAAGGTCAAAATACAACTAATGCAAATTCGTTAGCTGGATTTTGGGGAGATTATGCATCATGTGATACTCCTTGGCATTCCATCATTGATGTTTTCAGTCATATCAAGCAAACACATCAG AACATAGATTACATATATTTTACTGGTGATATAATAGATCACGGAGTATGGGAAACTTCAAAAAATAGGAATAAAAGAAGCATTCAAGAAGTATACAACAAAATTCGTGAAACATTCAAAGACACTCAAGTATATCCAATTCTTGGAAATCATGAACCTCATCCTTTGAATCA ATTTGCACCAAAAACCATAACAGATGATAATTTAACTACAAATTGGCTATATGAATTATTAGCAGATTTATGGATTAGTTATGGTTGGCTACCAGAATCTACACGTAGTACTATACATCAAGGAGGGTATTATACTGTTAGCCCAAAAAAGGGATTTAGAATTATAGCTTTAAATAGTAATGTTTGTTATTCTTACAATTG GTGGCTTTTATATAGACCAAAAGATCCAGATGGACAGTTACAATGGTTTGCTAATACTCTGTCTAAGGCGGAAGAAAATAAAGAGTTTGTACACATTTTATCGCATATTCCAATTAATAGTAACAGCTGTTTAAATACATGGAAACAAGAATACCTAAAAATAATCGATAGATTTTCTCATCTGATCAAAGCTGAATTCAATGGACATACTCATACTGATGAAATtggaatattttataattcaaaTGGTGTAGCTAAAAATATTGCTTGGAATGGTGGTAGCATAACTGCCTATTCAAAACTAAACCCAAATTATAAGATTTATACAGTGAATAACAGCAATTAT GCAGTGAATGATTATCAAAATTGGATGTATGATCTTGGATCTGCCAATCAGAATATCAACAAAAGACCAAAGTGGTATAAATCATATTCATTTAGAAACGAGTATGGTCTTCCAAATATTTCTACTACATCTCTGAACAATTTACTCCATAAGGTAGCGAGTAATGAAACATTATTAAACAAGTATTATAG GAATTTCTACAAACTAGCAAAACCATCATTGCAAGAAAATTGTAATGTAGATTGCAAGAAACAATATCTATGTCGTACAATTGCCTATGCAGGAAATAAAAATGTACTTTGTGATAACATTTTAAAAGGTTGA
- the Uqcc1 gene encoding ubiquinol-cytochrome c reductase complex assembly factor 1, with protein MHCVRMLTLRKASLSSVLKHAIERQYVANCIIEFNISHQLRQFSENAKVKDLSDNVNSTKNKDGLFIKLLRKVGIHKEKYQLMSLGYFLYEDIIDRVNYSVFFKDFKMPDTFYSWFLVTELHVWMLMVRLMAEGEPGKTARNNLVEALWNDVDARVNKLGPIHPRIKKKQLMDLSGQFNAALIDYDEGILSEDRVLAGALWRRFFCSECNNPEQIERLLIYVRKQINLLDKIPPEEVLFTKKIEWVDIRNVR; from the exons ATGCATTGTGTAAGAATGTTAACGCTCAGAAAG GCATCTTTATCTTCAGTGTTGAAACATGCCATAGAACGACAATATGTAGCCAATTGCATTATAGAATTTAACATAAGTCATCAATTACGCCAGTTTAGCGAAAATGCTAAAGTAAAAGATTTATCTGACAATGTAAATTCAACAAAAAATAAAGATggattatttataaaattattacgTAAAGTTGGTATCCATAAAGAAAAATAT CAACTAATGTCATTAGGCTATTTTCTTTATGAAGACATAATTGACAGAGTCAATTATTCAGTATTTTTTAAAG attTTAAGATGCCAGACACATTTTACTCCTGGTTCTTAGTGACAGAATTACATGTTTGGATGCTAATGGTACGTCTTATGGCAGAGGGAGAACCTGGTAAAACGGCCAGAAACAATTTAGTTGAAGCTTTGTGGAATGACGTTGATGCTAGAGTAAATAAACTTGGT CCAATTCACCCAAGGATAAAAAAGAAGCAGTTAATGGATTTATCTGGCCAATTCAATGCTGCTTTAATTGATTATGATGAAGGAATTTTatcagaggatagagtattagcTGGTGCACTATGGAGAAGGTTCTTTTGTTCAGAGTGCAACAATCCAGAACAGATTGAGAGACTTTTAATCTATGTAAGAAAACAG ATAAATCTATTGGATAAGATTCCACCAGAAGAAGTTCTTTTTACAAAAAAAATTGAATGGGTAGACATAAGGAATGTTAGGTAA
- the Rabex-5 gene encoding rabaptin-5-associated exchange factor for Rab5 isoform X1, which produces MYSTKTPTLRIDEADLKCKNGCGFYGNAEWKGYCSKCHREYLQKQRSQTESNASVQGSDVSSTNRITVTSQQRYEEKKVQQEKKYKLLNLSFRKPAAKEAQGYQELLYELTKDNPDLEKVKAENRELLSKTPVERDVRKCMHSFIIDILQNKDVKRIEELSEITQNFYQVFAKRLENSVKYAELTPEIKEKLLDYVERYTMTLLYRILFCPPFTNDEEKDLAIQKRIRQLNWVSGKNLECRIHETSSEVRELVYNSITDLLNMDSAKAPQEKLSCVIYCCRNIFLMLQQSVGGPASADEFLPALIFIVLKANPARLKSNINFITRFCNARRLMTGEGGYYFTNLCCAVSFIENLTAESLNMDEKEFNAYMSGERVPANTWESALMICESLHLMCEDITLLDEMKANTVQIQNEALALKEEMIHFQEEIESEVNAVLERTPLLITHSQRLPTNLDCEDIESYQLPPPIIPQVCSTVINNSSQQSDVRTSLIEDCVTPSPTFDFPSFMGDDSFDVSKAEDETSLISLDTQCEFDTQQEKPTSDLLTSTHLNLSSARESEKEDYHGFTIQGSSIPTIPCNTGDLSLNSAEGDTESHTNYFHSV; this is translated from the exons ATGTATTCAACGAAAACACCTACCTTAAGAATCGATGAGGCTGATTTGAAGTGTAAAAATGGTTGCGGATTTTATGGAAATGCTGAGTGGAAAGGTTATTGCAGCAAATGTCATCGAGAGTATTTACAAAAACAGAGATCACAAACAGAAAGCAATGCTTCTGTTCAGGGATCTGATGT CAGTTCCACTAATAGGATTACAGTTACTTCCCAACAAAGGTACGAAGAGAAAAAAGTTCAACAAGAAAAAAAGTATAAATTGTTAAATTTATCATTTCGCAAGCCAGCTGCGAAAG aAGCACAAGGATATCAAGAACTACTATATGAATTAACAAAAGACAATCCAGACCTAGAAAAAGTCAAAGCTGAAAATCGTGAACTATTATCTAAAACACCAGTGGAAAGAGATGTTAGAAAATGTATGCATTCTTTCATAATTGATATACTTCAAAATAAAGATGTCAAGAGGATAGAAGAACTTTCAGAGATTACACAGAATTTTTATCAAGTCTTTGCGAAACGTTTAGAGAACAGTGTTAAATATGCAG aatTAACACCAGAAATCAAGGAAAAATTATTAGACTATGTAGAAAGATACACAATGACTTTACTTTATAGAATACTCTTTTGTCCACCTTTTACAAATGATGAAGAAAAGGATTTAGCAATACAGAAAAG AATCCGTCAATTGAATTGGGTTAGTGGAAAGAATTTAGAATGCAGAATACACGAAACTAGTTCTGAAGTTAGAGAACTAGTCTATAATTCTATAACAG ATCTTTTAAATATGGATTCTGCAAAAGCTCCTCAAGAAAAACTTTCTTGTGTTATTTATTGTTGTCGCAATATATTTTTAATGTTACAACAGTCTGTGGGTGGACCTGCATCTGCAGACGAATTTCTTCCAGCTTTAATTTTCATTGTTCTGAAAGCTAACCCTGCGCGTCTTAAAAGCAACATTAATTTCATTACTAGATTTTGTAATGCAAGAAGGTTAATGACTGGAGAAGGTGGATATTACTTCACAAATCtg TGCTGTGCTGTATCTTTCATTGAAAATTTAACGGCCGAATCATTAAATATGGATGAAAAGGAGTTCAATGCTTATATGTCTGGAGAGAGAGTACCTGCTAATACTTGGGAATCTGCTCTAATGATTTGTGAA aGTTTGCATTTGATGTGCGAAGACATTACACTTCTTGATGAAATGAAAGCTAATACTGTACAGATACAGAATGAAGCATTGGCtttgaaagaagaaatgataCACTTTCAGGAAGAAATTGAATCAGAAGTAAATGCAGTTTTGGAAAGAACTCCATTGTTAATTACACATAGTCAACGATTGCCTACCAATTTAGATTGTGAAGACATTGAAAGTTATCAACTACCACCTCCAATCATTCCACAA GTTTGTTCTACCGTAATTAATAATTCCTCGCAACAAAGTGATGTGAGAACCTCCTTAATAGAAGATTGTGTTACACCATCTCCTACATTTGATTTTCCTTCTTTTATGGGTGATGACAGCTTTGATGTAAGCAAAGCAGAAGATGAAACTAGTCTCATAAGTTTGGACACACAATGCGAGTTTGATACTCAACAAGAAAAACCTACAAGCGATCTGTTGACGTCTACACATTTAAATTTATCCTCAGCAAGAGAATCGGAAAAAGAAGATTATCATGGATTTACTATTCAGGGTTCAAGTATACCTACAATTCCTTGTAATACTGGAGACTTGTCCCTTAATTCTGCAGAAGGAGACACTGAAAGTCATACAAATTATTTTCATAGTGTATAA
- the Rabex-5 gene encoding rabaptin-5-associated exchange factor for Rab5 isoform X3, with translation MYSTKTPTLRIDEADLKCKNGCGFYGNAEWKGYCSKCHREYLQKQRSQTESNASVQGSDVSTNRITVTSQQRYEEKKVQQEKKYKLLNLSFRKPAAKEAQGYQELLYELTKDNPDLEKVKAENRELLSKTPVERDVRKCMHSFIIDILQNKDVKRIEELSEITQNFYQVFAKRLENSVKYAELTPEIKEKLLDYVERYTMTLLYRILFCPPFTNDEEKDLAIQKRIRQLNWVSGKNLECRIHETSSEVRELVYNSITDLLNMDSAKAPQEKLSCVIYCCRNIFLMLQQSVGGPASADEFLPALIFIVLKANPARLKSNINFITRFCNARRLMTGEGGYYFTNLCCAVSFIENLTAESLNMDEKEFNAYMSGERVPANTWESALMICESLHLMCEDITLLDEMKANTVQIQNEALALKEEMIHFQEEIESEVNAVLERTPLLITHSQRLPTNLDCEDIESYQLPPPIIPQVCSTVINNSSQQSDVRTSLIEDCVTPSPTFDFPSFMGDDSFDVSKAEDETSLISLDTQCEFDTQQEKPTSDLLTSTHLNLSSARESEKEDYHGFTIQGSSIPTIPCNTGDLSLNSAEGDTESHTNYFHSV, from the exons ATGTATTCAACGAAAACACCTACCTTAAGAATCGATGAGGCTGATTTGAAGTGTAAAAATGGTTGCGGATTTTATGGAAATGCTGAGTGGAAAGGTTATTGCAGCAAATGTCATCGAGAGTATTTACAAAAACAGAGATCACAAACAGAAAGCAATGCTTCTGTTCAGGGATCTGATGT TTCCACTAATAGGATTACAGTTACTTCCCAACAAAGGTACGAAGAGAAAAAAGTTCAACAAGAAAAAAAGTATAAATTGTTAAATTTATCATTTCGCAAGCCAGCTGCGAAAG aAGCACAAGGATATCAAGAACTACTATATGAATTAACAAAAGACAATCCAGACCTAGAAAAAGTCAAAGCTGAAAATCGTGAACTATTATCTAAAACACCAGTGGAAAGAGATGTTAGAAAATGTATGCATTCTTTCATAATTGATATACTTCAAAATAAAGATGTCAAGAGGATAGAAGAACTTTCAGAGATTACACAGAATTTTTATCAAGTCTTTGCGAAACGTTTAGAGAACAGTGTTAAATATGCAG aatTAACACCAGAAATCAAGGAAAAATTATTAGACTATGTAGAAAGATACACAATGACTTTACTTTATAGAATACTCTTTTGTCCACCTTTTACAAATGATGAAGAAAAGGATTTAGCAATACAGAAAAG AATCCGTCAATTGAATTGGGTTAGTGGAAAGAATTTAGAATGCAGAATACACGAAACTAGTTCTGAAGTTAGAGAACTAGTCTATAATTCTATAACAG ATCTTTTAAATATGGATTCTGCAAAAGCTCCTCAAGAAAAACTTTCTTGTGTTATTTATTGTTGTCGCAATATATTTTTAATGTTACAACAGTCTGTGGGTGGACCTGCATCTGCAGACGAATTTCTTCCAGCTTTAATTTTCATTGTTCTGAAAGCTAACCCTGCGCGTCTTAAAAGCAACATTAATTTCATTACTAGATTTTGTAATGCAAGAAGGTTAATGACTGGAGAAGGTGGATATTACTTCACAAATCtg TGCTGTGCTGTATCTTTCATTGAAAATTTAACGGCCGAATCATTAAATATGGATGAAAAGGAGTTCAATGCTTATATGTCTGGAGAGAGAGTACCTGCTAATACTTGGGAATCTGCTCTAATGATTTGTGAA aGTTTGCATTTGATGTGCGAAGACATTACACTTCTTGATGAAATGAAAGCTAATACTGTACAGATACAGAATGAAGCATTGGCtttgaaagaagaaatgataCACTTTCAGGAAGAAATTGAATCAGAAGTAAATGCAGTTTTGGAAAGAACTCCATTGTTAATTACACATAGTCAACGATTGCCTACCAATTTAGATTGTGAAGACATTGAAAGTTATCAACTACCACCTCCAATCATTCCACAA GTTTGTTCTACCGTAATTAATAATTCCTCGCAACAAAGTGATGTGAGAACCTCCTTAATAGAAGATTGTGTTACACCATCTCCTACATTTGATTTTCCTTCTTTTATGGGTGATGACAGCTTTGATGTAAGCAAAGCAGAAGATGAAACTAGTCTCATAAGTTTGGACACACAATGCGAGTTTGATACTCAACAAGAAAAACCTACAAGCGATCTGTTGACGTCTACACATTTAAATTTATCCTCAGCAAGAGAATCGGAAAAAGAAGATTATCATGGATTTACTATTCAGGGTTCAAGTATACCTACAATTCCTTGTAATACTGGAGACTTGTCCCTTAATTCTGCAGAAGGAGACACTGAAAGTCATACAAATTATTTTCATAGTGTATAA
- the Rabex-5 gene encoding rabaptin-5-associated exchange factor for Rab5 isoform X2, giving the protein MYSTKTPTLRIDEADLKCKNGCGFYGNAEWKGYCSKCHREYLQKQRSQTESNASVQGSDVSSTNRITVTSQQRYEEKKVQQEKKYKLLNLSFRKPAAKAQGYQELLYELTKDNPDLEKVKAENRELLSKTPVERDVRKCMHSFIIDILQNKDVKRIEELSEITQNFYQVFAKRLENSVKYAELTPEIKEKLLDYVERYTMTLLYRILFCPPFTNDEEKDLAIQKRIRQLNWVSGKNLECRIHETSSEVRELVYNSITDLLNMDSAKAPQEKLSCVIYCCRNIFLMLQQSVGGPASADEFLPALIFIVLKANPARLKSNINFITRFCNARRLMTGEGGYYFTNLCCAVSFIENLTAESLNMDEKEFNAYMSGERVPANTWESALMICESLHLMCEDITLLDEMKANTVQIQNEALALKEEMIHFQEEIESEVNAVLERTPLLITHSQRLPTNLDCEDIESYQLPPPIIPQVCSTVINNSSQQSDVRTSLIEDCVTPSPTFDFPSFMGDDSFDVSKAEDETSLISLDTQCEFDTQQEKPTSDLLTSTHLNLSSARESEKEDYHGFTIQGSSIPTIPCNTGDLSLNSAEGDTESHTNYFHSV; this is encoded by the exons ATGTATTCAACGAAAACACCTACCTTAAGAATCGATGAGGCTGATTTGAAGTGTAAAAATGGTTGCGGATTTTATGGAAATGCTGAGTGGAAAGGTTATTGCAGCAAATGTCATCGAGAGTATTTACAAAAACAGAGATCACAAACAGAAAGCAATGCTTCTGTTCAGGGATCTGATGT CAGTTCCACTAATAGGATTACAGTTACTTCCCAACAAAGGTACGAAGAGAAAAAAGTTCAACAAGAAAAAAAGTATAAATTGTTAAATTTATCATTTCGCAAGCCAGCTGCGAAAG CACAAGGATATCAAGAACTACTATATGAATTAACAAAAGACAATCCAGACCTAGAAAAAGTCAAAGCTGAAAATCGTGAACTATTATCTAAAACACCAGTGGAAAGAGATGTTAGAAAATGTATGCATTCTTTCATAATTGATATACTTCAAAATAAAGATGTCAAGAGGATAGAAGAACTTTCAGAGATTACACAGAATTTTTATCAAGTCTTTGCGAAACGTTTAGAGAACAGTGTTAAATATGCAG aatTAACACCAGAAATCAAGGAAAAATTATTAGACTATGTAGAAAGATACACAATGACTTTACTTTATAGAATACTCTTTTGTCCACCTTTTACAAATGATGAAGAAAAGGATTTAGCAATACAGAAAAG AATCCGTCAATTGAATTGGGTTAGTGGAAAGAATTTAGAATGCAGAATACACGAAACTAGTTCTGAAGTTAGAGAACTAGTCTATAATTCTATAACAG ATCTTTTAAATATGGATTCTGCAAAAGCTCCTCAAGAAAAACTTTCTTGTGTTATTTATTGTTGTCGCAATATATTTTTAATGTTACAACAGTCTGTGGGTGGACCTGCATCTGCAGACGAATTTCTTCCAGCTTTAATTTTCATTGTTCTGAAAGCTAACCCTGCGCGTCTTAAAAGCAACATTAATTTCATTACTAGATTTTGTAATGCAAGAAGGTTAATGACTGGAGAAGGTGGATATTACTTCACAAATCtg TGCTGTGCTGTATCTTTCATTGAAAATTTAACGGCCGAATCATTAAATATGGATGAAAAGGAGTTCAATGCTTATATGTCTGGAGAGAGAGTACCTGCTAATACTTGGGAATCTGCTCTAATGATTTGTGAA aGTTTGCATTTGATGTGCGAAGACATTACACTTCTTGATGAAATGAAAGCTAATACTGTACAGATACAGAATGAAGCATTGGCtttgaaagaagaaatgataCACTTTCAGGAAGAAATTGAATCAGAAGTAAATGCAGTTTTGGAAAGAACTCCATTGTTAATTACACATAGTCAACGATTGCCTACCAATTTAGATTGTGAAGACATTGAAAGTTATCAACTACCACCTCCAATCATTCCACAA GTTTGTTCTACCGTAATTAATAATTCCTCGCAACAAAGTGATGTGAGAACCTCCTTAATAGAAGATTGTGTTACACCATCTCCTACATTTGATTTTCCTTCTTTTATGGGTGATGACAGCTTTGATGTAAGCAAAGCAGAAGATGAAACTAGTCTCATAAGTTTGGACACACAATGCGAGTTTGATACTCAACAAGAAAAACCTACAAGCGATCTGTTGACGTCTACACATTTAAATTTATCCTCAGCAAGAGAATCGGAAAAAGAAGATTATCATGGATTTACTATTCAGGGTTCAAGTATACCTACAATTCCTTGTAATACTGGAGACTTGTCCCTTAATTCTGCAGAAGGAGACACTGAAAGTCATACAAATTATTTTCATAGTGTATAA
- the Rabex-5 gene encoding rabaptin-5-associated exchange factor for Rab5 isoform X4: protein MYSTKTPTLRIDEADLKCKNGCGFYGNAEWKGYCSKCHREYLQKQRSQTESNASVQGSDVSTNRITVTSQQRYEEKKVQQEKKYKLLNLSFRKPAAKAQGYQELLYELTKDNPDLEKVKAENRELLSKTPVERDVRKCMHSFIIDILQNKDVKRIEELSEITQNFYQVFAKRLENSVKYAELTPEIKEKLLDYVERYTMTLLYRILFCPPFTNDEEKDLAIQKRIRQLNWVSGKNLECRIHETSSEVRELVYNSITDLLNMDSAKAPQEKLSCVIYCCRNIFLMLQQSVGGPASADEFLPALIFIVLKANPARLKSNINFITRFCNARRLMTGEGGYYFTNLCCAVSFIENLTAESLNMDEKEFNAYMSGERVPANTWESALMICESLHLMCEDITLLDEMKANTVQIQNEALALKEEMIHFQEEIESEVNAVLERTPLLITHSQRLPTNLDCEDIESYQLPPPIIPQVCSTVINNSSQQSDVRTSLIEDCVTPSPTFDFPSFMGDDSFDVSKAEDETSLISLDTQCEFDTQQEKPTSDLLTSTHLNLSSARESEKEDYHGFTIQGSSIPTIPCNTGDLSLNSAEGDTESHTNYFHSV, encoded by the exons ATGTATTCAACGAAAACACCTACCTTAAGAATCGATGAGGCTGATTTGAAGTGTAAAAATGGTTGCGGATTTTATGGAAATGCTGAGTGGAAAGGTTATTGCAGCAAATGTCATCGAGAGTATTTACAAAAACAGAGATCACAAACAGAAAGCAATGCTTCTGTTCAGGGATCTGATGT TTCCACTAATAGGATTACAGTTACTTCCCAACAAAGGTACGAAGAGAAAAAAGTTCAACAAGAAAAAAAGTATAAATTGTTAAATTTATCATTTCGCAAGCCAGCTGCGAAAG CACAAGGATATCAAGAACTACTATATGAATTAACAAAAGACAATCCAGACCTAGAAAAAGTCAAAGCTGAAAATCGTGAACTATTATCTAAAACACCAGTGGAAAGAGATGTTAGAAAATGTATGCATTCTTTCATAATTGATATACTTCAAAATAAAGATGTCAAGAGGATAGAAGAACTTTCAGAGATTACACAGAATTTTTATCAAGTCTTTGCGAAACGTTTAGAGAACAGTGTTAAATATGCAG aatTAACACCAGAAATCAAGGAAAAATTATTAGACTATGTAGAAAGATACACAATGACTTTACTTTATAGAATACTCTTTTGTCCACCTTTTACAAATGATGAAGAAAAGGATTTAGCAATACAGAAAAG AATCCGTCAATTGAATTGGGTTAGTGGAAAGAATTTAGAATGCAGAATACACGAAACTAGTTCTGAAGTTAGAGAACTAGTCTATAATTCTATAACAG ATCTTTTAAATATGGATTCTGCAAAAGCTCCTCAAGAAAAACTTTCTTGTGTTATTTATTGTTGTCGCAATATATTTTTAATGTTACAACAGTCTGTGGGTGGACCTGCATCTGCAGACGAATTTCTTCCAGCTTTAATTTTCATTGTTCTGAAAGCTAACCCTGCGCGTCTTAAAAGCAACATTAATTTCATTACTAGATTTTGTAATGCAAGAAGGTTAATGACTGGAGAAGGTGGATATTACTTCACAAATCtg TGCTGTGCTGTATCTTTCATTGAAAATTTAACGGCCGAATCATTAAATATGGATGAAAAGGAGTTCAATGCTTATATGTCTGGAGAGAGAGTACCTGCTAATACTTGGGAATCTGCTCTAATGATTTGTGAA aGTTTGCATTTGATGTGCGAAGACATTACACTTCTTGATGAAATGAAAGCTAATACTGTACAGATACAGAATGAAGCATTGGCtttgaaagaagaaatgataCACTTTCAGGAAGAAATTGAATCAGAAGTAAATGCAGTTTTGGAAAGAACTCCATTGTTAATTACACATAGTCAACGATTGCCTACCAATTTAGATTGTGAAGACATTGAAAGTTATCAACTACCACCTCCAATCATTCCACAA GTTTGTTCTACCGTAATTAATAATTCCTCGCAACAAAGTGATGTGAGAACCTCCTTAATAGAAGATTGTGTTACACCATCTCCTACATTTGATTTTCCTTCTTTTATGGGTGATGACAGCTTTGATGTAAGCAAAGCAGAAGATGAAACTAGTCTCATAAGTTTGGACACACAATGCGAGTTTGATACTCAACAAGAAAAACCTACAAGCGATCTGTTGACGTCTACACATTTAAATTTATCCTCAGCAAGAGAATCGGAAAAAGAAGATTATCATGGATTTACTATTCAGGGTTCAAGTATACCTACAATTCCTTGTAATACTGGAGACTTGTCCCTTAATTCTGCAGAAGGAGACACTGAAAGTCATACAAATTATTTTCATAGTGTATAA
- the Sicily gene encoding NADH dehydrogenase (ubiquinone) complex I, assembly factor 6 homolog sicily, whose translation MSRSLLYLERNVLLHVSKYSSVAKKQTPSEYCMELVRKHDYENFLCTLLLPSEIRTIAFAIRAFNVEVAQIQDQVHDYKIGEMRMRFWTDAINNTYKGNPPRSPVMLELHKILQKHSLSKHYFKRLMEARLEILSNCSFPDLNAIEKYAEYSTSSIYYLLLEACNTINIDADHVASHVGKSHGIVTLIRSIPYNARNRVNTLPEDILMKYGVSTEAIFQNISSQDLQNVIYDVASRGKLHLDKAISLKAKMKKEVNLIFLPIVCLENYLSELRKADFNIFDARLQKRNSLLPFRLLWRKWMR comes from the exons ATGAGTCGAAGTTTATTGTATCTTGAACGAAATGTGTTACTACATGTTTCAAAATACTCGAGTGTAGCTAAAAAACAAACGCCGAGTGAATACTGTATGGAATTAGTTAG AAAACATGATTATGAAAACTTTTTATGTACATTATTACTACCAAGTGAGATTAGAACTATTGCGTTTGCAATTCGTGCATTTAATGTGGAAGTTGCTCAAATACAAGATCAAGTACACGATTATAAAATAGGAGAAATGAGAATGAGGTTTTGGACAGATGCAATAAATAACACATATAAAGGAAATCCTCCAAGAAGTCCTGTTATGTTGGAATTACATAAG ATTCTGCAAAAGCATTCTCTTTCCAAGCATTACTTCAAACGTTTAATGGAAGCACGTTTAGAAATACTTAGCAACTGTTCATTTCCTGACCTAAATGCAATAGAAAAATATGCAGAATATAGTACTTCTTCTATCTATTACTTACTATtggaagcatgtaatacaatcaACATTGATGCAGATCATGTTGCAAGTCACGTGGGCAAATCACATGGAATTGTTACGCTAATTCGATCAATTCCTTATAATGCAAGAAACAGAGTCAATACACTGCCAGAAGATATCTTAATGAAGTATGGTGTTTCTACAGAGGCTATATTTCAAAATATATCAAGTCAAGATTTACAAAATGTGATATATGATGTAGCTTCCCGTGGAAAACTACATTTAGATAag GCAATCTCTCTCAAAGCCAAAATGAAAAAAGAAGTAAATTTGATTTTCTTACCAATAGTTTGTTTGGAAAATTACTTGAGTGAATTAAGGAAAGCAGACTTCAATATTTTTGATGCAAGACTCCAAAAGAGAAATAGTTTGCTTCCTTTTCGTTTGTTGTGGAGGAAGTGGATGCGTTAA